A section of the Engraulis encrasicolus isolate BLACKSEA-1 chromosome 8, IST_EnEncr_1.0, whole genome shotgun sequence genome encodes:
- the prx gene encoding periaxin isoform X4, whose protein sequence is MNNPDADRELEESHGYSQTRESAVKDKRRSPPSDRTPTVLHANPHQSLCAEEQESPERVEQKERLHAELKQVLSLKRSQLRETSSSTQTEMDSSPERSFTQEVEEKAATSKLVEVVVETEAEAGASGYSVTGGERGIFVQEVLRDSTAAKHLNLQKGDQLLSARVYFDNVKYEDALKILQCAEPYKVSFFLKRTIPRSDVTVHPGAATADLKGPKAKMQRMVQ, encoded by the exons ACGCTGACAGAGAACTGGAAGAAAGTCATGGTTATTCACAGACCAGGGAATCAGCA GTAAAAGACAAAAGGCGGTCCCCCCCCTCGGACAGGACTCCCACTGTTCTTCACGCAAACCCCCATCAGAGCCTCTGTGCTGAGGAGCAGGAGAGCCCAGAGAGAGTG GAGCAGAAAGAGAGACTCCATGCAGAGCTGAAACAGGTCCTGAGCCTGAAGAGAAGCCAGTTGAGAGAAACATCATCTTCTACACAAACAGAAATGGACAGCTCACCGGAGAGAAGCTTCACGCAG gaggtggaggagaaggcagCGACCTCTAAGCTGGTTGAGGTTGTCGTGGAAACAGAAGCTGAGGCAGGGGCGAGTGGATACAGcgtgacaggaggagagaggggcataTTTGTCCAGGAGGTCCTGAGAGATTCTACAGCAGCTAAACATTTGAACCTCCAGAAAG GTGACCAGCTGCTCAGTGCTAGAGTCTACTTCGATAATGTGAAATATGAGGATGCGCTGAAGATTTTGCAGTGTGCAGAACCTTACAAAGTCTCTTTCTTCCTGAAGCGCACCATCCCTCGCAGCGATGTCACTGTGCATCCAGGTGCAGCCACCGCTGACCTCAAAGGACCCAAAGCCAAAATGCAAAGAATGGTACAATAA